DNA sequence from the Pseudomonas fluorescens Q2-87 genome:
GCAACTCATGGGGGCTGCCACCGGAGATCAGGGCGATGGCGACCGGGACCGTGCGTTGCGTGTCTGTGAGGGTGAAGGTCAGGGCAAACAGAAACTCGTTCCACGCGGCGATGAACGCCAGCAGGCCGGTGGTGACCAGGGCCGGCCAAAGCAACGGCAACAGCACGCGGGTGAGGGTGACCCAGGGCGAGGCGCCGTCCATGATGGCTGCCTCTTCCAGTTCATGGGGCAGTTGTCCCATGAAGGTCGTCAACACCCAGACGGTGAAGGGCAGAGTGAAAATCGTGTAGCTCAGAATCAGCGCCCAGGACGTGTTGTACAGCCCCAGGGCGCGTATCACCTCGAACAATCCCGACAGCACCGCGACCTGGGGAAACATCGACACGCCAAGGACCAACATCAATACCGTGCCACGCCCCCGGAATTTCACCCGGCCCAAGGCGTAGGCGGCGGTCAGGCTGAGGAACAGCGCCAGGGTGACCACGCACAGCGCCACGACCAGCGAATTGCCAATCGCCCGTAGGAATGAGGCTTGGTTGAGTACTGCGGCGTAGTTGGAAAAGCCAGGGTTGTCGACCCAATAGCTCACCTGGAACAAGGCGCTGGAGGGCTTCAGCGACGTCACGATGGCGTAGTAGAAAGGAAATACCGCATACAGCAGTAAAAGCCCGATCAGGCACCAGAAGCCAAGGCGCAACAAGGTTTTTTTCAGCTGGCGAGGGCTCATGAGCGCACCTCCAGTTGACGGCGTCCCAGGTACAGATAAAGCATGGCGATTATCGCAACGACCAGAAACAACAGGGTCGACGCGGCGCTGCCGTAGCCGACATCCTGGAACTCAACCAAGTGCTGGCGGGCATAGACCGACATGCTCATGGTGCTTGACGAGTTCGAGGTCAGCACATAGATAACGTCGAACACTCGCAAGGAGTCGAGGATGCGAAAGATCGCCGCCACCAGCAAGGCAGGTACCAACAACGGCAGGGTGACCCGCCAGAACACCTTCAATGGATGAATGCCATCGACCCGGGCGGCCTCGTAGCAGTCGCCCGGCAACATTTGCAAGGCTGCAAGCATCAGCAACGTCACAAAAGGAACCGTTTTCCAGACATCGACGATGATCACCGCCCACATCGACAAATCCGCGTCTGCCGTCCAGGCCAACGGCGCGTCAATCAGGCCAAGGCTCAGCATCAAGTGATTGATGATCCCGAACTGGTCGTTGAGCATCCATGACCAGATCTTCGCCGAGACAATGGTAGGGATCGCCCAGGGAATCAGGATCAATGCGCGCACCAAGGGACGTCCCGTAAACGTGACGTTCAACAGCAGCGCCACCATCAGCCCCAGGAAGATCTCCAGTCCGACCGACACCACAGTGAACTGCAAGGTGTTGCGCACGGCGTTCCACCATTGTGGGTCGACCAGGACGCCTGACCAGCCGGAACTATTGTGGAACAGGTAATTGCTCAAGCCGACGAAGGTGGCGCCGTGGGTGTCCGCCAGGCTGGCGTCGGTCAGGCTGAACCAGAATGTGCGCAATAGCGGCCAGGCTGCCACCAAGGCCAGGCAGAGCAACATCGGAGTGAGAAACAGCCAGGCGGCGCGTACTCGACGACGCTGGAGCGGGGTCTCCCGGGAGGGCAGGTACTCGGGGGTTGCATGGGTAGCGGAGACAGACATGGCGATTTTCTTCCTTGTGGCTTACCAGTTCCGGTGTTTGATGCGCGTCAGTTCGCTTTCCAGTTCCACCAGCGCCTGGTCGACGGGTCGCTCGCCCGACAGCACACCGTGCACTTGATCGAAGAACGCGTTGGAGACCCGCGGATAGCGTGAGGCGGTGATCGCGGCGGGGCGCATGACCCCATCGTTGAGGATGCTGTGCAGTTGGCTGTAGTACGGCATCGCCGCGAGCAGTTCGGGATCTGCGTAGAGGGATTCGATTACCGGGTTATAGGCGCCGACCAACGCACGGTGTTTTTGTTGTTGAGCGCTGCTGAGGTAGCTCACCAAGTCCGCGGCGAGTTTTGGATGAGCGCTGTAGCGCGATACTGCCAAGCCCCAGCCACCGAGCGTGGAGGCATGGGTGCCGGTTTCGCCACCGCGGGGCAGGGGCGCGACGCCAACCTTGTCTTTCACGGCGCTGTCCGGGCTCTGCACCAGGGCCCAGACATACGGCCAGTTGCGCATGAACAGAGCATTGCCCGACTGGAACACGCCACGTCCTTCTTCCTCGGTGTAATTGAGCACGCCACGGGGGGAGATGTCGCCCACCCAGCTTTTCGCCAACGTCAAGGCCGCCCTCGCAGCCTGGCTGTTAATCACGATCTCGCCTTGTGAATTGACCAGGCCACCTGCTGGTTGGCTGCTGATCCATTCCAGCGCATTGCACGTCAAGCCCTCGTAGGCGCGGCCCTGGAACAGGTAGCCCCAGGCATTGGTGTTGCCGGCGCTGCGTTCGGCCTGTTGAACCGACCTGGCGGTAGCGGTCATTTCCTCCCAAGTCTGTGGCACCGGCTTGTTGTACTTCTCAAGCAGGTCCTTGCGGTAATACAAAAGCCCCGAATCGGTGAACCACGGCATGGTCACCAAGCGCCCGTTCACCGTGGCGTTATCCACCTGGGCCTGAAAGTAGCCCTGGGTCGCGTTGGCAGGAAGGAGTTCCCGCAAATCCATTAAATGCGTGGCCAGCATGCCCGGCCACACCATATCGATCTGGATGATGTCGATGTCGCTGGATTGCGCACTGAGGATTTGTTGATAGAACGACAGCCGCTCGGTCGCCGAGTTTGGCGTGGACACGACTTCAACGCTGTTGCCGGTTTGTTTCGACCATGCCTCGACGGCCTCCTTGCAGAGTTGCAATTCCGCGCCCACGGCGCCGCAGGAGATCGTCAGATTGGCCGCCATAGAGAGGGAAGGAAACCCGATGCAAAGGCCGAGCAGCGCTGCGGGAAGGAGCGATTTGAGCTGTTTCATGAAGCCCTCTTTATTTTTGTTTTTAGAAAAGTTAACGTTAACATCGCCAAATGTAGCAGTGTATTTGCGGTGAGGCATCCTTTTTTTCCTGGATTTAGACAATTCAGAAAAGGTCGGTTGCGGGACAGAACAATAAAAACAAAATTGGGAAAAACACATGCAGAAAGCATCAAGCTGGTTACTCGCAAGCGTGCTCGGCGCGTCGGCGGCCACTTCTCAGGCCGCGACGTTGGAGGAGCGCATGGCGGCGTTTGAAGCTCGGGCAAGTGCCGCCGAAAAGCGTGCCGCCGCCGCCGAACAGCAAACCCAGGCACTCGCCAGGGAATTGCAGCAAATCAAACTCGCCGCGCCCGCTCCTCAATCGACTTTGCCTGCCGTTGTGACGTCCACAGTCGACGCCCGCCTGGCGAAACTCGAAGCCCACCAGCAGGGCACCGACAAAAAGGGCGGCAGTGCGAGCCTCGCCGACGGGTTCAGCTTCAAGGGCTACGCTCGCTCTGGCTTGCTGATCAACGATGGGCTCGGAGGCGGTCGCGGCGGTCCTTATACGACCCCGGCCGGTTCAGTCGGGGGGGCCGTTGGGCGGCTCGGCAACGAGGATGACACCTACATGCGCATTGACCTCTCGAAAGAAACGTATGCGCAGAACGGCACCCGCGCCAAGTTCACTGTCTCCATCGCCGATGGCGTAGAAAGCTCCAATGACTGGACGGCCAACGAAAGTAATCTGAACGTGCGCCAAGTGTTCACCGAACTCGATCATCTCGCGGAATTCAAGGGCAACGCGACGTTTGAAAACGCCACGCTTTGGGCTGGCAAACGATTTGACCGGGACAATTTCGATATCCACTGGCTGGACTCGGACGTTGTCTATCTGGCCGGCACGGGAGGCGGGATCTACGACATACAGATGGGTAAGGATTGGCGTTCGAACTACTCGCTGATCGGTCGCAACTACGGGGATTTCAGCGAGGGCGGCGTCGATGCCGATGTGGAAAGCTACATTCTCACCTCCAATCAGTTCTTTGAAGGTGGGCAGTGGCAATGGATGTTCAACGCCATAGGGGCAAGGAAAAACGACGTTGGCACCCGCACCAATGAAGCAGGCCTGACGCCGGCCGATTCCGGCTTGCACAGCATGGTGGCCAATCACCAGAAAAACTTTTTCGGCCGCGAGGGGTTTTTCAAAACAGCACTGCTCTATGGTCAGGGGCTGGGTGCCGAGGTCAAGAACGTCGGCTCGGATGGCGAGCTGATCGACGATGCCCGGGCCGTACGCCTGGCGCTTTACGGCGAGACGCCCATCGCGTCTGCCTGGCGCATCGGCCCAAGCTTGCTGGCTGAACGGAGCAAGAACCGGTACGTCAAGGGTGACGACTATCGCTGGATGACCCTGAACGTGCGCCTGGCCAATGAGATCAACAGCAATTTCGAGATGGCCTACGAAATGAGCTGGCAGACCATGAAGCTCGATCCCAAGGGCTACCTGCAACGCAATGCAGTCGACGGTGACTTCTGGAAATTCACCGTCGCCCCAACCTTCAAGCCTGACTTGGGGGATCTGCTTACCCGTCCTGAATTACGGCTGTTCGCCAGCGTCATGAACTGGTCTTCGGACCTGGACCGATACAGCGCCACGGATGCCTTCGGCAAGACGGACTTCAACGCAGGCGGGGTGTGGCAATACGGCATCCAGATGGAAACCTGGTTCTGAGTTTCGTCTTGCAGGATTCACAAGCTTAGAGAGATGCCCGTGGTGCCTGTGGAAGCGAGCTCGCGATAGCGGTATTCAGCTAGTTCACTGTTGGATTAGCTGTCCTCTTCGCGAGCAAGCTCGCTTCCACAGGTTTAATGGGCTCTGGGTTGGCACACGACTCAACCTGGATGCCACCCCAACTGGCTCGAAATCTGTTGGCTGGCTTGCATCAGCTGTTTGACATAGTCCTGCTTCAACTCCTCCCTGAAGCGAAAGCACGGGAAGGACACGCTCATCCCACCGATGACATGACCAAAACGGTCACGAATCGGTGCCGCCAGGCAGCGCATGTTGTCTTCGAACTCTTCATGGTCTTCGGCATAGCCTTGCCGGCGGACGGTTTCCAGTTCCTGCAGGTACGCCTCGACGCTGGTCAAGGTGTTGGCCGTTCGGCGCTCGAAGCTTTCTTCTGCCAGGTGCGCGAGTAACTCCTGCTCTTCGAGCCAGGCCATCAGCACCTTGCCGATGCCGGTGCAGTACAGCGGCGCGCGCCGGCCGATGCGCGAGTACATGCGAAGGTTGTACTTGGAGTCGATCTTGTGCACGTAGACGATGCTGCCCTCGTCGAGAATCCCCAGGTGCACCGTCTCGCCGGTCAGTTCGTTGATCCGGCGCATGCCCGGTTCCGCTTCCCGAACGATGTCCAGGTGGGGCAGGGCCTGGGCCCCCAGTTCGAATAGCCGGACGCTGAGGCGATAGCGATCCTCGGCATCCTGCACCACATACCCACGGGCCTTGAGCGACTGCAAGAAGCGATAGACCGTGGCTTTGGACATGTCCAGTTTGTTGGCGATTTCCGAGACGCCGCTTTCTTCCGGATGCTCGGCCAAGGCCTCGAGTACGGCCATGGTCCGGCCGACTGCCGACACCTGGTCGTTGCTTGGGATGACGCTGTTGTCCATGAAGGCTCCAACGTGAAAAGTAAAACCCAAGGATATACGCAAGCAGATTAAAACGCTGTTTCATTTTTTCTTGACGAGGGAAAAAATCTGACTAGACTCGGGCCTTGAGAGAAAAATGAAACGCCGTTTTAAAAAAACACAAAAAGGCGCGTAATGATGAATCAAACACGGACCCATGGCTCGCATACCTGCCCCTTGAAAGTGGCGCTGGTGGGCGAGTGCATGATCGAGATGCGCGGCGAGCCGGGTGCAGTGATTACCCAGACCTTCGGCGGCGACACGCTCAACACGGCGGTCTACCTGGCGCGATTGACTCCTCGTGCCGCAGTGACGGTTGACTATGTGACGGCCGTGGGCAGCGATGCATTCAGCGTGGCCATGCGCCGCTCCTGGCTGAACGAAGGGGTCGCCGACGCCCATGTACGGGTGTTCGAAGATGCACTGCCGGGCCTGTATTTCATCCAGACCGATCTGCACGGCGAGCGGCGTTTTCTTTACTGGCGTGGTGAAGCAGCGGCACGGCGCATGTTCGATGGTCCCGAGGCCGACGCGACGCTGAATGCGCTGGCGGATTTCGACTACGTCTATCTGAGCGGCATCAGCCTGGCGATCCTGACCCTCGATGGCCGCGAGCGCTTGATGCACGCCTTGCAGCGCGCTCGCCGAGCAGGCACCCGCATCGTCTTCGACAACAACTACCGTCCCCATCTCTGGCCCGATCCGGAAACGGCGCGTCAGGCCTACCGCGACCTCCTGCACCTGACCGACCTGGCCCTGGTCACTTGGGAAGATGACGCCATCCTGTTTGGCTATCCCGACGCTGACGCTTTGTTCAGCGCCTATGCGCAGGCCGGAATCGGCGAGGTGGTGCTCAAGCGCGGCGCGGCTTCCTGCCTGATCCAATGCCCGGCGGGCCGTTTCGAAGTGCCCGCGCAAAACGTTGCCCACGTCATCGACACCACTGCCGCCGGCGATTCGTTCAGCGCCGCTTACCTGGCTTGCCGCCTGCAAGGCGGGGAGCCGACGCAGGCCGCGCGCTGGGGCCATCGCCTGGCTGCCCAGGTCGTTCAGTTTCGGGGTGCACTGATTCCCCCGGCGGCCATGCCGAACATGGGCACGTCCTCACTTCCTTCTGTTGCACAGGTCTGACTTTATGAAAATTGTTGAAGCGCGCGTCATTGTTACCTGCCCGGGCCGCAATTTGGTCACCTTGAAGATCGTCACGGACGAAGGCATTTACGGCATCGGTGATGCGACCTTGAACGGCCGCGAACTGGCGGTCGTCGCTTATCTGGAAGAGCATGTCCTCCCGGCGCTGATCGGCCGCGACGCCCACCGCATCGAGGACATCTGGCAGTACCTGTACCGTGGCGCCTACTGGCGGCGGGGCCCGGTGACCATGACCGCCATCGCCGCCGTCGATGTGGCGCTCTGGGACATCAAGGCCAAGACGGCGAACATGCCGTTGTATCAGCTGCTCGGCGGCAAGAGCCGGGAGCGGGTGATGGTCTACGGGCACGCCACCGGTAAAGACATCGAAGGTTGCCTGGATGAAGTCGCCCGCCACGTCGAATTGGGCTACAAGGCCGTGCGCGTGCAGTGTGGGATCCCGGGTATCGCCACCACGTATGGCGTCGCCAAGCGCAGCGGTGAACGCTATGAGCCTGCCGACAGCGATCTGCCGGCTGAACACGTCTGGGACACGGCCAAGTATCTCAACTACGTGCCCAAGCTGTTTGCCGCCGTGCGCGAGCGTTTTGGCGACGACCTGCACATCCTGCATGACGTGCACCATCGCCTGACGCCCATCGAAGCGGGGCGCCTGGGCAAGGCCGTGGAGCCGTACAACCTGTTCTGGCTCGAAGACTGTACGCCGGCGGAAAACCAGCAGGCCTTTCGCCTGATTCGCCAGCACACCACCACACCGTTGGCCGTGGGCGAGGTGTTCAACTCCATCCATGACTGCCGCGAGTTGATCCAGGAACAACTGATCGATTACATCCGCACGACGCTGGTGCATGCCGGCGGCATCACCCATGTGCGGCGCATCGCCGATTTTGCCGCGCTGTTCCAGGTGCGCACCGGCTTTCACGGCGCCACCGACCTGTCGCCGGTGTGCATGGGCGCGGCCCTGCATTTCGACACCTGGGTGCCCAATTTCGGCATCCAGGAACACATGCCTCACGAAGCACGCATCGATGAAGTCTTCCCCCATGCCTATCGCTTCGAGGACGGCCACTTCACCCCGGGCGATGCACCGGGGCACGGCGTCGATATCGACGAAAACCTGGCTCGCCAATACCCCTACAAGCGCGCCAGCCTGCCAGTCAACCGTCTCGAAGACGGCACGCTCTGGCATTGGTGAAACAGTCTTGCCCATTCAACAAACGGGG
Encoded proteins:
- a CDS encoding carbohydrate ABC transporter permease, which produces MSPRQLKKTLLRLGFWCLIGLLLLYAVFPFYYAIVTSLKPSSALFQVSYWVDNPGFSNYAAVLNQASFLRAIGNSLVVALCVVTLALFLSLTAAYALGRVKFRGRGTVLMLVLGVSMFPQVAVLSGLFEVIRALGLYNTSWALILSYTIFTLPFTVWVLTTFMGQLPHELEEAAIMDGASPWVTLTRVLLPLLWPALVTTGLLAFIAAWNEFLFALTFTLTDTQRTVPVAIALISGGSPHELPWGLLMAASVLVTVPLVVLVLIFQRRIVSGLTTGALKG
- a CDS encoding carbohydrate ABC transporter permease, encoding MSVSATHATPEYLPSRETPLQRRRVRAAWLFLTPMLLCLALVAAWPLLRTFWFSLTDASLADTHGATFVGLSNYLFHNSSGWSGVLVDPQWWNAVRNTLQFTVVSVGLEIFLGLMVALLLNVTFTGRPLVRALILIPWAIPTIVSAKIWSWMLNDQFGIINHLMLSLGLIDAPLAWTADADLSMWAVIIVDVWKTVPFVTLLMLAALQMLPGDCYEAARVDGIHPLKVFWRVTLPLLVPALLVAAIFRILDSLRVFDVIYVLTSNSSSTMSMSVYARQHLVEFQDVGYGSAASTLLFLVVAIIAMLYLYLGRRQLEVRS
- a CDS encoding ABC transporter substrate-binding protein, which gives rise to MKQLKSLLPAALLGLCIGFPSLSMAANLTISCGAVGAELQLCKEAVEAWSKQTGNSVEVVSTPNSATERLSFYQQILSAQSSDIDIIQIDMVWPGMLATHLMDLRELLPANATQGYFQAQVDNATVNGRLVTMPWFTDSGLLYYRKDLLEKYNKPVPQTWEEMTATARSVQQAERSAGNTNAWGYLFQGRAYEGLTCNALEWISSQPAGGLVNSQGEIVINSQAARAALTLAKSWVGDISPRGVLNYTEEEGRGVFQSGNALFMRNWPYVWALVQSPDSAVKDKVGVAPLPRGGETGTHASTLGGWGLAVSRYSAHPKLAADLVSYLSSAQQQKHRALVGAYNPVIESLYADPELLAAMPYYSQLHSILNDGVMRPAAITASRYPRVSNAFFDQVHGVLSGERPVDQALVELESELTRIKHRNW
- a CDS encoding carbohydrate porin, encoding MQKASSWLLASVLGASAATSQAATLEERMAAFEARASAAEKRAAAAEQQTQALARELQQIKLAAPAPQSTLPAVVTSTVDARLAKLEAHQQGTDKKGGSASLADGFSFKGYARSGLLINDGLGGGRGGPYTTPAGSVGGAVGRLGNEDDTYMRIDLSKETYAQNGTRAKFTVSIADGVESSNDWTANESNLNVRQVFTELDHLAEFKGNATFENATLWAGKRFDRDNFDIHWLDSDVVYLAGTGGGIYDIQMGKDWRSNYSLIGRNYGDFSEGGVDADVESYILTSNQFFEGGQWQWMFNAIGARKNDVGTRTNEAGLTPADSGLHSMVANHQKNFFGREGFFKTALLYGQGLGAEVKNVGSDGELIDDARAVRLALYGETPIASAWRIGPSLLAERSKNRYVKGDDYRWMTLNVRLANEINSNFEMAYEMSWQTMKLDPKGYLQRNAVDGDFWKFTVAPTFKPDLGDLLTRPELRLFASVMNWSSDLDRYSATDAFGKTDFNAGGVWQYGIQMETWF
- the kdgR gene encoding DNA-binding transcriptional regulator KdgR; the encoded protein is MDNSVIPSNDQVSAVGRTMAVLEALAEHPEESGVSEIANKLDMSKATVYRFLQSLKARGYVVQDAEDRYRLSVRLFELGAQALPHLDIVREAEPGMRRINELTGETVHLGILDEGSIVYVHKIDSKYNLRMYSRIGRRAPLYCTGIGKVLMAWLEEQELLAHLAEESFERRTANTLTSVEAYLQELETVRRQGYAEDHEEFEDNMRCLAAPIRDRFGHVIGGMSVSFPCFRFREELKQDYVKQLMQASQQISSQLGWHPG
- a CDS encoding sugar kinase, which produces MNQTRTHGSHTCPLKVALVGECMIEMRGEPGAVITQTFGGDTLNTAVYLARLTPRAAVTVDYVTAVGSDAFSVAMRRSWLNEGVADAHVRVFEDALPGLYFIQTDLHGERRFLYWRGEAAARRMFDGPEADATLNALADFDYVYLSGISLAILTLDGRERLMHALQRARRAGTRIVFDNNYRPHLWPDPETARQAYRDLLHLTDLALVTWEDDAILFGYPDADALFSAYAQAGIGEVVLKRGAASCLIQCPAGRFEVPAQNVAHVIDTTAAGDSFSAAYLACRLQGGEPTQAARWGHRLAAQVVQFRGALIPPAAMPNMGTSSLPSVAQV
- the manD gene encoding D-mannonate dehydratase ManD, yielding MKIVEARVIVTCPGRNLVTLKIVTDEGIYGIGDATLNGRELAVVAYLEEHVLPALIGRDAHRIEDIWQYLYRGAYWRRGPVTMTAIAAVDVALWDIKAKTANMPLYQLLGGKSRERVMVYGHATGKDIEGCLDEVARHVELGYKAVRVQCGIPGIATTYGVAKRSGERYEPADSDLPAEHVWDTAKYLNYVPKLFAAVRERFGDDLHILHDVHHRLTPIEAGRLGKAVEPYNLFWLEDCTPAENQQAFRLIRQHTTTPLAVGEVFNSIHDCRELIQEQLIDYIRTTLVHAGGITHVRRIADFAALFQVRTGFHGATDLSPVCMGAALHFDTWVPNFGIQEHMPHEARIDEVFPHAYRFEDGHFTPGDAPGHGVDIDENLARQYPYKRASLPVNRLEDGTLWHW